TCCCCCTCCTGCGCCACCTGCGGAGCCATCATGACCCGCAGCGGATCCTGCTACCGCTGCATGTCCTGCGGCAGCACCAGCGGTTGTAGTTAGCAACTATTTCATACTTTTACTGGAGCTGTGGGTCTACGCATAACGTGAAACTGGTACACCATAACGTGAAACCAGACACACCATAACGTGAAACTGAACGTCCGCCCTCCAGGCCCGCCAATTACCGGACCTGAGGGGCGGTGATTTGTTGATAGAAACCAGTTTTTCGGGAGTTGTGCGCGACGCAACACAAAGGCCCCTCAATTAAAGGGGCCTTTGTTAGGTTTGAGGCTTCCTAGGTTGTTAAACTTCGATTGCTTTTTGATTGTTTCAACGTGTAGATGCCATAAATTGCGGAGGCGATCGAAATTCATGAATTCGAATAAGGCACCCGCTTCCAGGAGTGCGTTTATTGCACTCTTTGAAGTCTGCCTCCATAAAATATGGGCAGCGAGTGCGTTGCAGGAGATTACCTCCGGCTGTGGCCATATTACGCAATTGCGTCGTCGCGCCACTTAATATGGCCTGAGACAAAACAGGGTACTGCGTCCGAATCAAATTGTGATTTGCAATAGCACTGTTGCTGGCACCTGCATGAATCATTACTCCGCCGCCCGACGTCGCATAGATATTCTTCAGATCAAGTCTGCGGATGTCGATTAGTGCAGACGGCTTCTCTACGTTGTCCTTCATCAGGTCGACAAGGTTGGTCCCGCCGGCAAGATATTTGCCACCCGTCGAAATCGCGCTCGAGATGGCGTCTTCGACGCTCGAAGCTCGCTGAAACAAAAAGCTGTTCATAATTGGCCTCGTTGCGACACCGCTCGAACAGCAGCAACGATGTTTGCGTAGGCCCCACACCGGCAGATATTGCCGGCCATACGCTCACGAATCTCATGTTCGCTGAGTTCCATCCTCCCGTTGACTACCTCCCCACGGGTTCCTTCGTACGAGACCATGCTGAGATCGCCTCGTGCGTGCTCTCGCAACATGGCGTGGGCGGAAGAGATCTGACCGGGGGTGCAATAGCCGCATTGGAATGCGTCGTGCTCAAGGAATGCTTGTTGCAAGTCGCTCAGATCATCGCCCTCGGACAGGCCCTCCACGGTCAACACCTTTGACTCGCTTACTGAGGCTGCCAGGGTGTGACAACTGACGACGCGCTCCTCATCGACTGAAACAGTGCATGCACCGCATAGTCCGTGATCGCAACCCTTTTGGGTCCCTGAAAGATCGAGCCGTTCACGTAAAAGATCCAGCAACGTAGTCCGCGTATCGATGATAAGAGCGTATCTCGGTCCGTTGATCGTTAAAGTGATCTTTACTGAGTTTGACGCCGAGCTCACCCTAGGTGGACTGTCTGTGTGCGAAATCCCGCTCATTGGTGTCCTCCGGCCTGGTACGAACTGGGCGCAAACGGCTGCATTAGCTGTTCGATCGTGATGGGAAGTTGTCGCAGGCGCTTTCCAGTTGCATGGAAGATCGCATTCGTGATTGCCGCAGGCACGCCACATATGCCGATCTCACCGATTCCCCGAGCTCCCATTGGGTTAAGTAGGTTATCGGGGAACTCCACGAACGAGATGTCGAAAGCTGGCCTATCGGCGTGCGTCGGCAGATAGTATTCCCCAATGAGTTGTGCAGTCTTGGTGTCGTATAGCAATTGCTCGAGCAGAGCCATTCCAAGACCGAAGGTGACGCCACCCATGATCTGGTTTCTGGCTAGCTTTGGATTCAATACTCTGCCGCAGTCAAAGGTTGCCACCCAACGCGTCACTGTGGCACGGCCAATCTCTTCATCGACTTCGACCTCGCAGAAATGAGCACCGAAGGACTGAAGGCGTACTTCTCCTGGTCGCATGCATCGCTTTGGACGGCGAAGGCGAGCGCCACTTTCAGTGATGGTTGTGCTACTGAAGAGTTGTGCGATACGGTTCGCCTGCATCTGGACGGAGTTTGGAATGGATGATGCCTGCCTCCATCGCCAGATCTTTCGTGTTGAAACTGTAAAATTGGGAAACCGGATTCTGAACGGCCAACTCCAATACGCGGCGTTTCCCACTCAAGAGCGGCCCCATACACTGCGGAGCCAACCGTTGCCGTTGTCTGCGAAGCTCCGCTGTACGGTGCATCCGGATAGTGCGAGTCTCCCGAGTGGAAGATGGCGTCTCCGATTGCCAAGCCCGCAGCCTGAGCAGCGACCTGCGTCATTACGGTGCGAACGCTGTTGCCAACTTCATGTGTGGCAGACGAAAAGCGGACCTTCCCGTCCGCATCGGTGACAACGCTGCACCCCGCGGCCATGCGGCGGCCCGGATACGTAGCGGTGGCCATTCCCCAACCTACCTGCACGCCGTTTCTGCGCATCGATCGCGGTGCTGGAATTCGGTGGTTCCAGCCAAATCGTAAAGCCGCCTGATCGTAGCACTCCAGCAGATGTTTGCTTGACCATGGCTTTCCGCTGGCCTGATCAAAGTCCACATGATTACGCCGGCGAAGATCGACGGGATCTAATCCGGACTCGTCGGCGAGCTCATCCATCGCAGCTTCAAGAGCGAAGAGTCCTGGTGCTTCACCTGGTCCGCGCATGAAACAGGGTGTGGGAAGATTGACACGAGCAACGCGATGGGAGACGACCATGCGCGGCGAACGATAGAGAAAACGCGTAGAAAGGCCTGTAGGCTCGCAGAAACGTCCAACGGTTGATGTTTCGGTGAGAGTGTGGTGTTCACTGCTCTCAATCACGCCGTCCGCATTCGCGACGAGCGAGATGTCCTGCTGTGTGCGAGGTCGGTGGCCCGTGGAAGAGAACATCTGGTCGCGCGTCAGGACCAGCTTGACGGGTCTGCCGATCTCACGCGATGCGACGGCGGCCAATACGACATGCATCCACAAGAAGCTTTTGGACCCAAATGCACCGCCTACCAACGGCGACAAGATATGTATCTTCTCTTCGGCAATGCCGAGGTATCCGGCGAGAGCCTTACGCTCCCCGGTGATCCATCGTGTGCTGTCATAGATCGTCAGGGTGTAGCCTTCCCAGGAGGCGATGGTCGACGAGAGCTCAATCGGATAATGGGCATTGATCGGTGTGCTGTAGCGCACCGAAACACGCACGCCAATGGGTTCGTCGTGAGTTCCACGGAAGTCCTGAAGCTTCTCTTCTTCGAGTTTCACGAAGTGATCGGGAAGATAACTCCCATGCCGTATCTGTCCACCTTTTTCATCGGGTGCGACCTCAGAGGCAAGAACGGCTTCAATATGCAACAGCGGCGGGAGTATCTCGTAATCCAGGTCAAATAGGGAAGCTGCAAACGTCGCGTTCTCGAGCGAATCTGCTATGACGAGTGCCATACGGATCGCGATTGAACGATATTCTTCGGACTGGCTAGAAGAAAAGTGATCGGGCTGGCCGATCAGAGCAGCCGCGATCAAAAGTTCGGGTCGAAATTGATAACGCTAAAGGTTGTAATAACAAAGACTTATGCTCCATGGCTGGTAAGCACAAGTCTGTTGATGGAACGATGGGGAAGGGTAGGGAAGTCTTATTATGGGGCTATGTGGGGTTGGCACTCTCCTGCCCCAACCGTTACTCCTAAGTGGCTAACGGTCACTCTCAATGGGCTAGCCGGAAGTTGTAGAGTGGAAAAGTGGACAGACCATGTACGCTTCAGAGGTTTCGTCTGGAGAAAAGTGAGTCTCGTTGAGTTTAGCTCCTTTGAAGATAGCCTTCAGCCTTTCCCTATTTTTTACCCTTGAGCTATCGAAGTAGAGAATTCGCAGCGGAGCAGCCGGTGCCACGGAAGGTCTGGGTAGAAAGGTTCAGAACCAATCACCGGATTCCTTCGGATGACGGGCAATTCGGAAGTTACCGCCTTACTTCCTGTTTCCCGACCAACCGCCCGGAACTCAGGGTAAAAGGGATGACAGAACTTCTCACTGAGTGCACTCGTCGTGTTGTCGCCAATTGACACCCCATTCCGGCTCAAGCACCGAACCTGGCAAAAGGTGGCCATAAATATCATAAGGCGTGGGTTAAGAAATACGAATCATCCGGCAAGTGCTGTCGGGTGTCGGCGTGTCGCGTCGCGTTGAATCACTGTCAAACTGACATCGTCGCAAAGCGGACCACCGTTCGCGAAGTCTTGTAAGGTGGCAAGGAGCATCATGAGCGTGGCTTGAGCGAACGGCGATTTGGCGCCTCGTAATGCCGCTACGATCCGATCCAGTCCGAATTCTTCGTCTGCAGTGTTACGGCATTCAAGTACACCATCGGAGTATGCGACAAGCGTGTCTCCGGGTTCGAGAATCAGTTTGCCCAACTCGAACTTCGCACCTTCGATAGCACCTAACAGCGGACCACCTCTCTCGAGCAGCTCAGTCCGTCCATCCGCGCGAAGCAATATCGGCGGAAAATGGCCGGCATTGCAGTAGGTCAGTTCTCCAAGATTGCAGTCAACCCGCGCGAGAAATGCCGTGGCGAACGGTGCAACCGGCCGCAGATAGCAGAGGTGGCGATTTATCTCCGAGGCGATCCTTGCGGGGTCAGAATGTGGACGGTCGTAACTTTGCAAAAGCCCCGCCAGATTGGTGAACCACATTCCAGCCGCAACGCCTTTACCGGCGATGTCTCCGTGCGCTACAAGAACCTTGGACCCGCTTTGCAAGAACGACGTGAAATCCCCGGCGAGAAAGCGCGCCGCGAAGACCTCGCTTGCGAACTGTAAACAGCCGCGGCGCAACTCGCGCGGGCCGCTTAGTTTGCGCTGGATCTGTGCGGCCTCGAACAGTTGTAAATGGAGATCAAGTTTCTCTTGCAGAAGCGAGTCCCTCTCGTCCGCTAGTGGCACACTCGATGGTAGTGGCGGCATCGACGCCACCATCGAGGATTGGGGCATGCTGTAACTTTGGTGCCCGCCGTTAGTCCGCAACTTGCCTTCACTTTTTGGTAGTACTCTGCCTTCGTTCATAATCTATGCCTCTTAGATTCTGATCGTTGCTTTAGCCGACGAACCGGTACCCTGTTCCATGCACTGTGAGAAAGTACTGTGGCTGCTCGGGATCGGGTTCAAGTTTTTGGCGCAGACGTACCAGGTGCGTATCCACCGTCCGGGTAGTTGGGAAATTCTCATACCCCCAAACCTCTTCCAGAAGACGATCGCGACTGAGCGTTTCGCCCGAATGACAGATGAAGTACTTCAACAGCTCGAACTCTTTGGAGGAAACCTCGAGAGCCTTGCCTGACCTGAGCACTCGTTGACGCCGCAGATCGACGTCCACGTTACCGAACGAGTGTTGATCCTGATTTTTTGGAACCACTGCCGTGCGTCGCAGCACGGCCTTCACTCGCGCCAACAACTCGCGGATTGAGAACGGCTTGGTCACATAGTCGTCCGCGCCCAGTTCGAGGCCCACCACTTTGTCTAACTCCTGGCCGCGGGCAGTCAGCATGATGATCGGGATCGAACCACGTTGAGCGCGTAGCTGTTTGCATACTTCTAGTCCGCTCATGCGGGGCATCATGACATCCAGGACCACAAGATCGGGAGACTCTTCCAGCGCTCTCTGAAGGCCTTCGATCCCATCGCCCGCTGTAAGTACTTCATAGCCTTCAAACTCGAAGTTGTCTCGAAGTCCGGCCACCATATTGGGCTCGTCCTCCACGACAAGAATTCTCGCTGGCCTCGGTGCTTCTGTTACCTTCGTCTTCTCTTTCTGTCTCATGCCGGCATCCCTTTCGCCTACTGGACCTCAGAAGTCTGCACCGGCAGCGTAATAGTGAACTTGCTGCCTCGGCCGGGCTCGCTCTCAACTGCAACTTCACCGCCATGTGCCTGCACGATATGGCGTACCAGAGACAGCCCCAGTCCGCTTCCCTTGGTGTTGTGCATCATTGGATCACCCACTCGATAGAACTTCTCAAAGATCTTCGGCTGCTCCTTCGCGGGAATGCCGATTCCATGATCGACAACCTCAAGGTTGACGCCGCCAGTGTTTCGGTAGAGGTTTACCTCAAGGTATTTCTCCGTCGCCGAGTACTTCACCGCGTTGTTCACCAGATTCAGCAGCGAACGCGCAATTGCTTCGCGATCTACACTCACTTGTGGCAGATCGTTATCGATCTTCTGTTCGAACTGGAAACCGTTTTGTTCGATTTCGAAACGATATGACTCCAGCGTGCCCCGCACCAGATCGGCCACATCCGTTTCGCGGAAGTCGTACTCTTTCTTGCCAGACTCGATACGCGAGAAGTCCAGAATATTGTTGATCAGCGAACTTAACCGCTCACTTTCTTTGCGAATGATCTCGTAATATTCCTGACGCTTTCCCGGGTTGGAGATGCGTCCCAGTTCGAGCGTCTCTGCGTAAAGGCGGATGAGGGCCAGAGGAGTTCGCAGCTCGTGCGAGACATTCGAGACAAAATCGGATTTCAACTTCGCCAGTGCAAGCTCGCGCGAGACGTTTCGATAGGCGAGAAGCATTCCTCCGCCCATCAGCAGCGAAAGCGCTCCGAGAATAAGGAAGGCCGTCCGAATAAAGTGGTTGCTGATGTTCGCAATCGTGGTTCCGCGCAGCTTAATTCCCAAAATCAGTCCGGGGAACACACCGTCAAAACCGCGCTCAACTTCAGGCGAACCTCCATCCCAACAGAGCGACGAAGCCAAAGGTTCGCGGTCCTTCGCGGTCCGCACCATCATCACCGGTTGAGGATGCGATGTATCGTTATTGTTCTGATTTGGCAGCACATCGTTCAGCGCCTGCGGAAAAAACTTGTTACTTAGATAGTCGGTATCGTAGACAAACCCTGCCAGAGCGGGATGCTCCGCAGTCGAACCGCGCGGCATGAATAGCACTAAAGACTGATACTGCCATTTGTCACTCCTGGGTCCCATAGTGGAGGTTAGGTAGACGCGCCGCCCGTCCATCGCCTCGATCTTCTGTATCTTGGTGATCCAGTCATTGGAATCCAGATCAAACCAATGTCCGACCATGGATGAGAGATTCCTGCGTTCTTCCTCAAATTGAGGATCGCCCATCCGATCAGGCTGAGATTGAATCACAAGTTGGCCCTTCCCGGTCCACAGAAACGCATGGGCAATGTCACGGTGTGACGCTAGGAAAGCCTTGAGTTGGTCGCCCGCGGTCGCATCGGGAAATTTCGCACGGGCTTCCTCGGAGATCTCGTAAGCGCGCGCGTCAATCCGCTTTTCAGCGATAGCTAAGACCTGTTGATACTCCCGTTGAAAGACAGCCTCGATCGATTTTTCACGTTGTATGGTCCTCAGGTGCCACACACCGACCGCGATGAGCGCGGCCGCGGGCAACATAACTCCCAGCATGAACACCAACATGCGGGGGCGATCGGACCATCGGCGAACTTGGAACTTCCGCATATCTACTCTTTCGGAGAGGCGCCCGTGCGCTCTGAGAAACGCCCCATCTCCATCGGATTGAAGAATAAGCAAAAAAACTCGGCGATATGTCACAAGGGCGCAACAAATTGCAAAAAGTTGTGAACTCACAGGACCATCAAAAAAAGCCCAAGAGCAAGATGTTCTAATAATCAGATGTTTACTGAGTAAGTCCAGGGTGGCATGAGTCTTTGGGGTTCGCAGGCCATAAAAGCGACTCGTTCCTCTATTTGAGCTCTTTTCATTGGCTGCACTTGGAGACAGTGTCAGTCACCAAGCTGCAGAACCTCTCCGCTTTGCTCGCTGGAGCGGTAAAGCGCTTCCACCAGCGCCATGGTTTGAAAGGCGTCTTCGTAGTGGGTCGGGAGGCTGGCTGTTGAGCCTTCGACGAAGGCCTGAAGGGCACCCATCGTTCCGATAAAGCCGTCGGGAATGTTAGCTCCGGCAACTGGAAGTGCCTGCCAGCAGTCCTCAGTGCATCCCCGCTCGGCAAACTCGGCTGTGTCGGGAACCCCCATGGGGTAGTCCAGATTCAAGCCCATGCTGATGCGAGCCGCACCACGAGTACCTTCCCACTGGACGAAGCTGTGCTGATGCTTCTGGCCAAAGTTGTGGTGATGACTACTTGCAACGAAAACCCGCATGTTGCCGCCGTAGTCCAGGATTGCGATGGTCTTGGTTGCGGCCAAGTTAGCCGTGTGAGGGTCGTTTACGGTTTTAGCGTAGACGCTATTTGGGTTTCCGAGCCAGGAACGAATCAGGTCGAAGTAGTGGATGCTGTGATACATAATCTCAACTCTTGGGGCGGTGGCGAGGAAGGTCCAGAGATCCCAGGGGGTATAGGTAGTGGTTTGAACCTGAAGATCATGGAGATCTCCTAGCAAACCTGCCCTTGCCAGGGCTGAGATAGCCAGATTGTTAGGGGAATAACGCAGGGAGAAGTTGACTGAGGCCGTGAGTCCCTTGGTCCGGCAGAGATCGCGAATGAGGCGCGCCTCTTTGAGTGTCTCTCCCATAGGCTTCTGCATCAGGACAGCGGACCCATCAGGAATGTGAGGAAGGATATGCGATAGTTGCGAAGCAGGTACGGCGATGTCGTAGACGACATCATCGGGCGCGAACTGCACGACACTGTCGATATTGTCAAAGGTGCGAGCGATGGCGTGACTCTTAGCCAGTAACTCTGCTCGTTCAAGACTCTGATCCATCAAACCTATGACCGAGAACTTGCCCTTTTGGTACGCAGGCAGATGTGCGGACCGAACGATGCCTCCCGCCCCGATGATAACGATAGGGCGGCTGTGTTTGGGCATTGGCGGCGAAGCGTGCGCCTTAATCGCGGAAAGGACTGAGTCCTGGATCATGCTGTAGTCCCCACGGCGGGGGTCTGTGATGAGAACGCCGCAACTACGAGGTAGCAGACGGCGGGGACGAGATATGCAGCAGCCATGCTGCGGGAATATTCGGAGATGAGTCCCATAACGGGGGTCAAGATAGCGCCACCGAGGATGGCCATGACGATCAGTGATCCGGCGAGATTTGTCTCTTCTCCCATACCGCGAATGCCAATGGCAAAGATGGTGGGATACATGATCGACATAAAGAAGCTGGTCATAAGAATCGCGAACAGGCCATACCAGCCGGAGGCCAAGATCCCAATAGCCAATAGCAAAACGTTCAGGATGGCATAGGCCGTCATAAGCTTTGCGGGAGCTAGCCATTGCATGATATACGCCGAGCCGAACCTGCCGATGCCGAAGGCTACAAGGGTTCCAGTCAACAGAAGTCCGGCGGTGCGCTCTGAGACGTGGGTGTACTCCTGGGCGTATGGGATGAAGTAGCTCCATGTACCAACTTGCGCGCCCACGTAGAAAAACTGCGCGACGATGGCATACATCAGCAGACGATGACGAAACAGTCGTTTCCACGAACCGGATGACGGAGCGGCGGCTTCAATTACTCGTGGGATGCGCGGAAAATGGGTGACAGCAATCAGAGTTGCCCAGGCCAGAGCGATGACACCGAGCACTAAGTATGGAGTGACGACTCGCTGGGTTTCGTGATGGAGATAGGCAACGTATGTGCCGCTGCTGAGCATGGATGCTTTTTGCGCTGGTGTCAACTCGATCCCGGAAAAGATGAAACTTGTCCCGATAAGGACGCCGCTGATTGCACCAATGGGATTGAAAGCCTGTGAAAAATTCAGTCGGCGCTCTGCGCTGGTGGCTGGACCTAGCTGCGCGATGAAGGGATTGGCTGCAGTCTCCAGAAAGGCGAGGCCACTTGCCACGATGAAGAGTGCGCTGAGAAAGAAGGCATAGCTGCTGGTCATGGCCGCAGGCCAGAAGAGCATACAACCCAGACCGAAACATAGGAGGCCAGTGATAAAACCCGATTTGTAACCGTACCGTTTGATGAGCAATCCAGCAGGCAGGGCAAGAAGAAAGTAGCCAAGATAGAAAGCGGATTGCACCAACCCAGCTTGGAATCGGCTTATGGCGAACGACTTCATGAACTGGCGAATCAGAACGTCATTCAGATTGTTGGGGACACCCCAGAGAAAGAACAGGCCGGTAGCCAAAATAAAGGGGCGCATGAGGCCTTTTGGAAGAAAGGACGAGATCTCGCTGGTCTCTGCGGTCCGTAAAGGGAGAGAAGGATGCATCAGGCGCTTGCTCCGGAAAGTCGATAGACACGAGTTGCTGTTTCACCGAGAATGGAGGCCTGCTCGGAAGGGGAGAGCGATGCTGTCCATCCTTCGACAATATGCCACCATTCCGAGTAGCTGCTACCGACGGTGCAGACAGGCCAATCTGTTCCAATCATCAGACGCTCTGGGCCAAAGCTCTCAAGCACC
This sequence is a window from Edaphobacter lichenicola. Protein-coding genes within it:
- a CDS encoding FAD binding domain-containing protein, coding for MNSFLFQRASSVEDAISSAISTGGKYLAGGTNLVDLMKDNVEKPSALIDIRRLDLKNIYATSGGGVMIHAGASNSAIANHNLIRTQYPVLSQAILSGATTQLRNMATAGGNLLQRTRCPYFMEADFKECNKRTPGSGCLIRIHEFRSPPQFMASTR
- a CDS encoding (2Fe-2S)-binding protein, coding for MSGISHTDSPPRVSSASNSVKITLTINGPRYALIIDTRTTLLDLLRERLDLSGTQKGCDHGLCGACTVSVDEERVVSCHTLAASVSESKVLTVEGLSEGDDLSDLQQAFLEHDAFQCGYCTPGQISSAHAMLREHARGDLSMVSYEGTRGEVVNGRMELSEHEIRERMAGNICRCGAYANIVAAVRAVSQRGQL
- a CDS encoding xanthine dehydrogenase family protein molybdopterin-binding subunit — translated: MRPGEVRLQSFGAHFCEVEVDEEIGRATVTRWVATFDCGRVLNPKLARNQIMGGVTFGLGMALLEQLLYDTKTAQLIGEYYLPTHADRPAFDISFVEFPDNLLNPMGARGIGEIGICGVPAAITNAIFHATGKRLRQLPITIEQLMQPFAPSSYQAGGHQ
- a CDS encoding xanthine dehydrogenase family protein molybdopterin-binding subunit, which encodes MALVIADSLENATFAASLFDLDYEILPPLLHIEAVLASEVAPDEKGGQIRHGSYLPDHFVKLEEEKLQDFRGTHDEPIGVRVSVRYSTPINAHYPIELSSTIASWEGYTLTIYDSTRWITGERKALAGYLGIAEEKIHILSPLVGGAFGSKSFLWMHVVLAAVASREIGRPVKLVLTRDQMFSSTGHRPRTQQDISLVANADGVIESSEHHTLTETSTVGRFCEPTGLSTRFLYRSPRMVVSHRVARVNLPTPCFMRGPGEAPGLFALEAAMDELADESGLDPVDLRRRNHVDFDQASGKPWSSKHLLECYDQAALRFGWNHRIPAPRSMRRNGVQVGWGMATATYPGRRMAAGCSVVTDADGKVRFSSATHEVGNSVRTVMTQVAAQAAGLAIGDAIFHSGDSHYPDAPYSGASQTTATVGSAVYGAALEWETPRIGVGRSESGFPILQFQHERSGDGGRHHPFQTPSRCRRTVSHNSSVAQPSLKVALAFAVQSDACDQEKYAFSPSVLISARSKSMKRLAVPQ
- a CDS encoding PP2C family protein-serine/threonine phosphatase: MNEGRVLPKSEGKLRTNGGHQSYSMPQSSMVASMPPLPSSVPLADERDSLLQEKLDLHLQLFEAAQIQRKLSGPRELRRGCLQFASEVFAARFLAGDFTSFLQSGSKVLVAHGDIAGKGVAAGMWFTNLAGLLQSYDRPHSDPARIASEINRHLCYLRPVAPFATAFLARVDCNLGELTYCNAGHFPPILLRADGRTELLERGGPLLGAIEGAKFELGKLILEPGDTLVAYSDGVLECRNTADEEFGLDRIVAALRGAKSPFAQATLMMLLATLQDFANGGPLCDDVSLTVIQRDATRRHPTALAG
- a CDS encoding response regulator transcription factor, with the translated sequence MRQKEKTKVTEAPRPARILVVEDEPNMVAGLRDNFEFEGYEVLTAGDGIEGLQRALEESPDLVVLDVMMPRMSGLEVCKQLRAQRGSIPIIMLTARGQELDKVVGLELGADDYVTKPFSIRELLARVKAVLRRTAVVPKNQDQHSFGNVDVDLRRQRVLRSGKALEVSSKEFELLKYFICHSGETLSRDRLLEEVWGYENFPTTRTVDTHLVRLRQKLEPDPEQPQYFLTVHGTGYRFVG
- a CDS encoding sensor histidine kinase yields the protein MLVFMLGVMLPAAALIAVGVWHLRTIQREKSIEAVFQREYQQVLAIAEKRIDARAYEISEEARAKFPDATAGDQLKAFLASHRDIAHAFLWTGKGQLVIQSQPDRMGDPQFEEERRNLSSMVGHWFDLDSNDWITKIQKIEAMDGRRVYLTSTMGPRSDKWQYQSLVLFMPRGSTAEHPALAGFVYDTDYLSNKFFPQALNDVLPNQNNNDTSHPQPVMMVRTAKDREPLASSLCWDGGSPEVERGFDGVFPGLILGIKLRGTTIANISNHFIRTAFLILGALSLLMGGGMLLAYRNVSRELALAKLKSDFVSNVSHELRTPLALIRLYAETLELGRISNPGKRQEYYEIIRKESERLSSLINNILDFSRIESGKKEYDFRETDVADLVRGTLESYRFEIEQNGFQFEQKIDNDLPQVSVDREAIARSLLNLVNNAVKYSATEKYLEVNLYRNTGGVNLEVVDHGIGIPAKEQPKIFEKFYRVGDPMMHNTKGSGLGLSLVRHIVQAHGGEVAVESEPGRGSKFTITLPVQTSEVQ
- a CDS encoding Gfo/Idh/MocA family protein; this translates as MIQDSVLSAIKAHASPPMPKHSRPIVIIGAGGIVRSAHLPAYQKGKFSVIGLMDQSLERAELLAKSHAIARTFDNIDSVVQFAPDDVVYDIAVPASQLSHILPHIPDGSAVLMQKPMGETLKEARLIRDLCRTKGLTASVNFSLRYSPNNLAISALARAGLLGDLHDLQVQTTTYTPWDLWTFLATAPRVEIMYHSIHYFDLIRSWLGNPNSVYAKTVNDPHTANLAATKTIAILDYGGNMRVFVASSHHHNFGQKHQHSFVQWEGTRGAARISMGLNLDYPMGVPDTAEFAERGCTEDCWQALPVAGANIPDGFIGTMGALQAFVEGSTASLPTHYEDAFQTMALVEALYRSSEQSGEVLQLGD
- the fucP gene encoding L-fucose:H+ symporter permease gives rise to the protein MHPSLPLRTAETSEISSFLPKGLMRPFILATGLFFLWGVPNNLNDVLIRQFMKSFAISRFQAGLVQSAFYLGYFLLALPAGLLIKRYGYKSGFITGLLCFGLGCMLFWPAAMTSSYAFFLSALFIVASGLAFLETAANPFIAQLGPATSAERRLNFSQAFNPIGAISGVLIGTSFIFSGIELTPAQKASMLSSGTYVAYLHHETQRVVTPYLVLGVIALAWATLIAVTHFPRIPRVIEAAAPSSGSWKRLFRHRLLMYAIVAQFFYVGAQVGTWSYFIPYAQEYTHVSERTAGLLLTGTLVAFGIGRFGSAYIMQWLAPAKLMTAYAILNVLLLAIGILASGWYGLFAILMTSFFMSIMYPTIFAIGIRGMGEETNLAGSLIVMAILGGAILTPVMGLISEYSRSMAAAYLVPAVCYLVVAAFSSQTPAVGTTA